The Elaeis guineensis isolate ETL-2024a chromosome 14, EG11, whole genome shotgun sequence genome has a segment encoding these proteins:
- the LOC140853789 gene encoding disease resistance protein RPM1-like — protein sequence MAEILVVCLIKKLASTFTSAAMRRVVSRAASLRQLEQKIRGIMRNLELMRAFLSYADKYRANDELMGVWVNQVREIAYDINILADEFTYLTSGQSRRTLKSHLYSAFTSPQNTKALHHLLNDLENIRKELDRLLETEEKYGFRMTGGSPSSNKSLHLAESAHFIQEEEMVGFDKHTDLLMRWLMDAESQRTVISVWGMGGAGKTALVTTAYRAEMVVSHFGCRAWVSVSQSYDAHDLLKRIILALHPERGQANHPHRLDSIPSRGLVEILKSLVHPRRYLIVLDDVWHKEVWDDVGSALFDNGCGSRVVITTRNQEVASAAVDIRVMKLEPLQEYDAWTLFRKEAFGRDNDGSCPPELEGLARRIVEKCDGLPLALVSIGRHILRTEETKMAWKSILDGPAWGKRANLDLLKISTNLNRSIDGLPHQLKNCFLYCSIFPKGHVIKRKSLIRLWVAEGFVREGAERTAEEAAEQCLNQLVSQSVLQVTERNDFGRVSRLRMHLLMRDLIVARSREENFHQIYDTDAGGMLQNRVQSLSIIGSRGDHQLNEKMPKLRSFHVFSSVLAPSLLSNFRLLTVLNLYRAPIERLPSDVVDLFNLRYLCIRKTRVKELPVAIGKLRSLEYLDAWHTHVENLPWGITSLENLQHLMAKKFEGKTSRYTDSTSGVQILDRVQNLKRLQTLKAVVANEDMIKGLSNLTHLRRLEIVEVRNMHCVKLAKSILKMKHLRHLVVKRKHWHETLQLGSLEPPPPLLQKLSLYGKLEGRVLPHWVNSLTNLTHLTLQSSGIGKNSLRSLSLLPKLVYLVLLEVYDEQKLDFDAGWFHELRLLRLQDMGHLRSIEIKQGALVNLHELFLVRCRELKMVPTGIETLIHLQKLVLDDMPNELVEKLHVGGETEEDRLKVLHIPIIMNWVRSGDRWIEQRLS from the coding sequence ATGGCGGAGATTTTGGTTGTTTGTTTGATCAAAAAGTTAGCTTCCACCTTCACGTCGGCGGCAATGAGACGGGTGGTTTCCCGGGCCGCATCGTTGCGACAACTTGAGCAAAAAATTCGTGGAATCATGAGGAATCTGGAGTTGATGCGGGCCTTTCTAAGTTATGCCGACAAATACAGAGCCAACGACGAACTGATGGGCGTCTGGGTGAACCAAGTGAGGGAGATCGCTTACGACATCAACATCCTTGCCGATGAGTTCACCTATCTAACTTCTGGGCAAAGCCGGAGAACCCTCAAGAGCCACCTCTACAGTGCCTTCACCAGTCCACAGAACACCAAGGCCTTGCATCATCTCTTGAATGATCTAGAAAATATCAGGAAAGAGCTTGATCGACTTTTAGAAACTGAAGAAAAATACGGCTTTAGGATGACAGGAGGATCGCCTAGTTCGAACAAAAGCTTGCATCTCGCAGAATCAGCACATTTCATCCAGGAAGAGGAGATGGTGGGGTTCGATAAGCACACAGATCTGCTCATGAGATGGCTAATGGATGCGGAGTCCCAGCGCACCGTGATCTCCGTGTGGGGTATGGGAGGCGCTGGCAAGACCGCCCTGGTCACCACTGCGTACAGAGCCGAGATGGTCGTCAGCCACTTCGGCTGTCGTGCGTGGGTTTCTGTGTCTCAAAGTTACGACGCCCATGACCTGCTCAAAAGAATCATATTGGCACTGCACCCGGAGAGAGGGCAGGCCAATCATCCGCACAGGCTGGATTCTATTCCTTCCCGGGGACTCGTGGAGATACTCAAGTCACTTGTGCATCCTAGGAGGTACCTAATTGTCTTGGATGACGTGTGGCATAAAGAAGTTTGGGATGATGTTGGTAGTGCGTTGTTCGATAATGGTTGTGGGAGCAGAGTCGTCATTACCACACGGAACCAGGAAGTTGCTTCAGCGGCGGTTGATATCCGGGTTATGAAACTTGAGCCATTGCAAGAATACGATGCATGGACACTGTTCCGCAAGGAAGCATTTGGGAGAGATAACGATGGAAGCTGTCCTCCAGAACTGGAGGGTTTGGCTAGAAGAATAGTGGAGAAGTGTGATGGCTTGCCATTGGCTTTAGTGTCTATAGGAAGGCACATCTTACGGACCGAAGAGACAAAGATGGCATGGAAGAGCATTCTTGATGGTCCAGCATGGGGGAAGAGAGCGAACCTGGATCTCCTCAAGATCTCTACAAACTTAAACCGCAGCATCGATGGCCTACCGCATCAACTCAAGAACTGCTTCCTATATTGCAGCATATTTCCGAAAGGCCATGTCATCAAAAGAAAATCTTTGATCAGATTATGGGTGGCAGAAGGATTTGTACGGGAAGGTGCAGAGCGCACAGCAGAGGAGGCGGCAGAGCAGTGCCTCAACCAACTTGTTAGCCAATCTGTGCTCCAGGTGACAGAGAGGAATGACTTTGGAAGGGTGAGCCGCCTTCGAATGCATCTTCTTATGAGGGACCTGATTGTGGCTAGATCAAGAGAAGAGAATTTCCACCAGATCTATGACACTGATGCAGGAGGGATGCTGCAAAATAGAGTTCAGAGTCTTTCAATAATTGGAAGCAGGGGTGATCACCAATTGAACGAAAAGATGCCCAAACTTCGATCTTTCCATGTCTTCTCATCAGTTTTGGCCCCTTCCCTGCTCTCCAACTTTAGGCTATTGACGGTTTTGAATCTATACCGAGCTCCTATTGAAAGACTACCAAGCGATGTCGTCGATCTCTTTAACCTGCGCTACTTGTGTATTCGGAAGACTAGAGTTAAAGAGCTTCCCGTTGCAATTGGTAAGTTGCGGAGCCTAGAATACTTGGATGCATGGCACACTCATGTGGAGAACTTGCCATGGGGAATAACAAGTCTGGAAAACTTGCAGCACCTTATGGCAAAAAAATTTGAAGGTAAAACTTCAAGATACACAGATAGCACGAGTGGGGTGCAAATTCTTGACAGAGTACAGAATTTGAAGCGCCTACAGACACTGAAAGCTGTTGTGGCAAACGAAGACATGATAAAAGGCCTGAGTAATTTGACACATTTGAGAAGATTAGAAATTGTAGAAGTAAGAAACATGCATTGTGTTAAGCTGGCTAAGTCCATACTGAAGATGAAACACCTTCGTCACTTGGTTGTTAAAAGAAAACACTGGCATGAGACATTGCAGTTGGGATCTCTAGAACCACCACCGCCCCTGCTTCAAAAGCTGAGTTTGTATGGTAAGCTGGAGGGGAGGGTGTTGCCTCATTGGGTTAATTCCCTCACAAACCTCACGCATCTAACACTGCAATCATCTGGGATTGGAAAAAATTCGCTTCGTTCGCTCTCCTTGTTGCCCAAGCTAGTATATCTTGTTCTTTTAGAAGTATATGATGAGCAGAAATTGGATTTTGATGCAGGATGGTTCCATGAGCTCAGATTACTCCGGTTACAGGACATGGGCCATCTCAGGAGCATTGAAATAAAGCAGGGAGCACTGGTAAACTTACATGAGCTATTTTTGGTGAGATGCCGAGAGTTGAAGATGGTGCCCACTGGCATCGAAACCCTCATACATCTCCAAAAGTTGGTGCTTGATGACATGCCAAATGAATTAGTGGAGAAGCTGCATGTAGGGGGAGAGACTGAGGAGGATCGCTTAAAGGTTCTGCATATCCCCATTATCATGAACTGGGTTAGAAGTGGGGACAGATGGATTGAACAAAGGCTTTCCTGA